The Halichondria panicea chromosome 10, odHalPani1.1, whole genome shotgun sequence region ACCATTAATTGTGTCTGTGGTGTAATAGTGATTACTGATCAATCAACACATCTGTGAGGGCTACCTGTGTCAAGGGAAGTCGTGTATAAACAGTTCTGAGGGAATCAACCCCAATAAGTTAACCTTACAGCTGCGTATTTGTTCCTACCTCTTCATTGTAGTCCAACACATGTTTCCTGATCTTAGAGGTGTCTGTCCATGTAACGAAGTCCTCCATGTTCCTAGAAGATAAACAAGGGTTAaacatactgtatatataatacgcATTCCTTCCTACCACAAACAAGACAACAAGCCGACCTGCCGTTAACTATTACAAGATGTCTATAACACtcttatgtacagtacacagatGTACTGCATTGACATACCTTGTTACTAGAAAGGCTGGGTCAGTCATAACTTCAGGTCCCACACGAACATCTATAATAGAGTTAAGTCCTAAAAAACCAAAACACCAACAACCACGGCATAACAGTGTCTTAGTCTAAGACGGTGGTTGGTGAATCACCTTGTTACTTATAAATCAACAAAATTGTTATCACACTACTGTAAGAGTGTTTACACACCAGGTATAAAAAGATACGGCCTTGCTCCACAAACTTGGCAGCATCACCTATGTGCTGTGCCATCCTCAATTTAACCATGATAACAGGGAGCCTTCTCCTGTAAAACATAAAAAACAAACATACAGAAAAGAAGTGATTAAAATGCAACTACTGTTTGAAATCCCTAATAGCATTTCCTACTTGTAGGAAGGATGAATGTCATTGTGCAAAACAAACCTGCAAAATGCTGAGGCATTGATTTTCTCACACAATACAAGGTTTTTCCTTGTAGGTACTAGTCCCATTGCATACCTAACATTGAAAGTGAAACTATCAACATAAAACAGTCACATGTCTTTGTTTACGATCTTACAGCTTCTCCAGCAACTGCGTAGTGGACTCATTGCGGAAAGGATCCCTTGGATTTAGGTCTTTGAGTTTCACAGCCAGTGACTTCACAGCACCAGCTAGCTTGTTGTACCTACCAGCCATTCATCAGTGAATGAGCAGTTACAGTATTTTAATATAACTTACTTTGTGTAATCTTCTCTCTTCTGTATATGGTATTTTCTGATAATCTGAACCTCTCTTATGTTATTTTCTGCCTTCCATG contains the following coding sequences:
- the LOC135343152 gene encoding U3 small nucleolar ribonucleoprotein protein IMP3-like, whose protein sequence is MVRKLKFHEKKLLKKVDFISWKAENNIREVQIIRKYHIQKREDYTKYNKLAGAVKSLAVKLKDLNPRDPFRNESTTQLLEKLYAMGLVPTRKNLVLCEKINASAFCRRRLPVIMVKLRMAQHIGDAAKFVEQGHVRVGPEVMTDPAFLVTRNMEDFVTWTDTSKIRKHVLDYNEERDDFDLL